One Gossypium hirsutum isolate 1008001.06 chromosome A08, Gossypium_hirsutum_v2.1, whole genome shotgun sequence genomic window, CATAGAATTCAACATGAAAACATCAGGTTCGATCCGGTCATCAACCATTTGCCTGAACAAACACCTAATAGCCTCCATATACATATGGTTTATATAAGAATCCTTTCCCCTACTCAACATCGTCGTGAAAAGAATGTTATACGTCCTAATAGACGGCCTACAATCGAATTTCCGATTGTTCCTCATATGCTTAAATATATTCACAGCTCTAGTTAACTTCCTGGCTTCAGAAAAAAAGTAAATCATGGTATTATAAAGGGGCTCAGAACCGAACGAACGAAGTGCGAGCACTTGGTTAACAACAACATCCATTTCTTCATACATTTTCGCAACACCGAGCTTCTTTATAATAATATGATAAGTGGAAACATTGTGCTTAAACCTAGGTTGTTGAGCAGCCCAATTGAATAATTCCCAACACACTAAAGGATCATCTTCTAGTGTTATTACATTGTAAAGCTCATCAGCAGTGAACCTAGGTGGGAGCTGTGAAATGACTTGTTGAAATTTAGCTTGGTCAAGAACAGGCTTTTGACTAGCTTTTAATCTCTTATTTACCCTCCTTCTATATGATCTTGGTGGGGCTTTAGTTGAGTAAAAATAAGTGtaaaatttatgtgaaattgaagtGGGAGATGTAATCGATGATGGGTTGATTTGGGTAAAGGTAAACGGGCTGTGTTGAGGGTTTTTGAAGGTAcccaaattacaagaaaaaacaGAGTAAAATGGGAAATGGTGAAATGGGTACTTGTGAAAAAGATTAATCAAGCAGTTTCTACGAAGAGCAATCATTTTGATGCTCATCAAACGAAATTGCAACTGGATTTATGGCAATAACAAagaatatttatatgtatatacttttCTGTTTGCTTCTCGGgaaaacaagagaaaaaaaatgagaaaatgggTGCTGCAAATCTAACCTCGAAACATATCGGAGAAGGCACTGAACGGTGAGTAGCACAGCATCAAAACGTAAAATTGATGGCTGTGTTTTAGCTCTATGCCCATACAAGAACAGCGGCTAACAAGAAGAAATTAAATCACCAGTAAAACCTTGAGCCCTCCAAAACAGCGGTGTTGATGGCCCGGACGGAGACCCGAGcccattttcaaaaaaataggcCCTGGCTTAGGCTCTGCCCAGTCcgcattaaataatttattttattatttaaaaataaataaaaatgtttttatttaaatttaattataaatatgtatatatagctatttttatttttagggtaaacttCATCGGATGCTACTAAACTATTAGtgaatttacattttagtcacttaattttaaaacgTTACAAATTAATCACTAAATAgttcaaaaaatttaataattaatccggagcgaaccaaaaaaaaaaacccaattgtTTTGTAGTTTTGGTGAATTGAgtaaaaactaatttaatatcgtagaaaaaaaaagttgactATGGCCCTGTTTGATGAAGTGTTGAAAAAATCTAATTAACTGAAAATTAGTATTTTCAGCAACTTAATTTCCCAAACACCTTTGATTTCAATACAGAGGCGGATACAAGGGGGTTGGCAGTGGCCCTAGCccccccctaaaatagaaaatttatatttaggcatttgaaatttttttaaaattttaaattaataaaggtaaaattatactttggctccccctaaaattataaaaatttgattttatcctttaaaaattataaagatatatactataaaaattaaattttcattcggCCTCCCTAAAAATTTGTTCTGACTTCGCCCCTGTTTCAATAGTAAAAATTACTAGATAAAATATTTTCCACGAAAAAATGTCTCAAAATGTCTCCCTAGTgaacttaacaaaaaaaaattaatgatattaacaattagaaagactaaattgcaactGTACGAAAAGTTCAAGGACTCagaacatattttaacatttcaattttttaaatatcggggataaaacaatatttaatcATTGAATTTAACAACCTTATCCAACTTGGTCCCGAAACCTTCCTTTTGTCCAAATTAGTCTCAAAAGTCAAAATTAGACAACTTTTCTCGTTTTGGCCTCTGAACTTGGATTCTATTAAAGTCCAATTATGTAGCACTTTGATATTATATCATGTCATCACtcgaaaatatatgaaatttttatataaaatttaaaaatgaaaaaaaattattaaattttttttaatgataaataaTGATGTGGCACAATTTGATAGTGCCATATCAATAGATTCCAAGTTCAAGGACCAAATCGGGAAGAACTTTCAAGTTCCAAGGagcaaaaaaaagttttaaaactaatataaaacaattatcaaattcaagGACTAAATGCTACATTATTCCTAAATACATTTATCGATTCACAAACATTGTCAAAATACAGGGATTAAAAgcacattttaaccttttaattcaaaaaaaaaactacctTAAAAGTACCATGGAGCTCTTATACtaaaaattagattatattttgtaCCCTCTACTTAAAATatggacaaattagtccctatagttagattaaagagtaaataagctatattgttaaaaattgatccaTGTATGTTAGCATAACGTACATGTGGCACATCATGTTTTGCTATTTAGTTACTCTGTCAAACATggcaatttttaatagtagaaacagatgaaatttttaataaaaaaaatttattatttgatctaatgtataaggattaatttatCTACTTATTAAGTAGAGGggataaaatgaaatttaaaaccTAGTATAAGGGCTtccatgatatttttaccaaaaactaCCCAGCATTCGCTGTAGAAACCTAGCCAGTATTGCACGACAGATCCTTCAAATCCAAAGCTCGATCTCCATTAACGTCAGCTCCCATGGATTCTTCGACCATCGCTTCGATGTTTACTCGAAAACCCATTTCTTCATTAGCTCGAACAAAGGCTTTCACGGCTTCTCTTCTTCTTTCATGCTCTGCAACACTACTAAccacccccccaaaaaaaaaacacaaacacACACAATAATTTAGTTTAGTTTCCATGGGGATACCTGCAAACATTGTGAGAAAACATATATAtactgagagagagagagagagagagagagagaaattttaGAATTATCATACTCTTTAAACCGGGAAAAATGGTGGATAATGCCGGAAATACAGAGAGGAAGGCCATGAAAGCTTAACATTGACTGCAATATTGTTTTAGTAATGATTTGTTTGAAGAATAATAAGACAAAGGAAGAGGAGGAGTTTAAGTAAGGGACTGAGGGTGTTGGTCTCTTCAAATAAAAAATCGATTTATTTCGCATTTTTATATTGTTGGAAGAGATATTTACGAACTCTTAACATAAAAAAACGGACATTAAAATAACTCGATATAGATAAAACAGACATGAAAAATATTgacaaaaattattttgattattttttggtaaattatatttaaagttgttgaactattagtaagtttatactttggttatttgattatttaactatttaaaagCTTTCGTTTAAGTCACTAAGTTGTTAAAATCTTTACTGTATGATTTTCTTTGTTCACACCGACTGCAGTAACCGAAAACTTTCCTCCCCTTTTCTTctattgttcttttttttttcatcaaacaGCTTTTAATATTATGAATCTGTAAACTGAAATCTAAATAACTTTCTTCTCGTATCTCTAACTATCAAATCAACTTGGatatgagatatgattttttactCATAAATGGGTATTATTTCACTGTACTGATTGTTGAATCATTGTTTGAAACTTGTCGGTcgaacttaaaaaataaaaagacttaacAGTCCAgtgatttaaacaaaaaattcaaatagttcaatgattattttataaccttttaaagTTGAAGTAACTAAaacacaaatttaataaaatttgtaacaTTGAGTGttattattctttatatgtaATCGTAGGATAGATAATTATTATAGTATTAATTATTTGGATCGTTTTAATAGATACATGGATAGTTGAGTTTTTTAATGTTACAATCGAGCTTGACATATTGTCGAATatctttaattgatattttttaaaatttaaaaaattaagataaatgaCAAATTTCTACTATCTTATAGTTAAAACAACTACAACTTGAAATATTGTAATAACTGAACtgatgatcaaattaaaaaaaatcattgttctcgatttaatcatataaaataaaaaaattgaataaattttaaattttcattagaaaaaaaaagaaaacaagaatatgttgataaacataaataaaaataatataaacattgtaatttattttaaaattataacaagaaaattaaatatttacgaacgaCTTTTTATCCCGTTcaattatattttacattatttcgattttttttaaatttatccgaCCATCGATTCTTAATTcaacatattaaattttaataatatttattttgtatacattttaaattaatctatttaatcttTTTTGTGCTATTATTGACAAttaatgtttgaaatttgttgCCTGGTGGCCTTCGTATGGTCATTTTCTTTATTGATTTAAGGTTGGAACACGTGCATGTGTTGTTATATTTATGTGGTCTATTTTTGTCtcttttttaaaacatttaacacGTGGCATTTTATAATCATTGTGTACTATCTTTAAAACATTTAACACGTGGCATTTTATAATCATTGTGTACTATCTCCTTAAAATTTGCTATAAGCTTTTATACTTTACAGAATTTTGAAATGTAGTCCgcgtatttttattttcaaattttttttttactttttaaattttaaaatttaaaattcaagtgtaattattaatattattaattttttttattaattatcttttttcttttaaggCTACCAAATGAGTATTTCGTATTAGGGTTAAATAGTGGTTTGCCCCCTGAATTATATCTCATTCATCAATATAGTACCTGTGATTTTTTTGTTCTCAACTTGGTAACTAGGGTTTTATTTTGTCAATCACTTTACTCTATATCGAAAAGTGACATGATAATGTTGAATAAATCAACGATGGACACgtggcataatatatatattaaaaatgatttttcatttttttctttatttacttttttatttccattttgtattttttaacaaatattgtGTCACGTGTCAGTCGTTGATTGGTTTAACATTTCCGTATATCAAATTGAGAACAAAAAAATCACAAATACCATATTGAGGAATGAGGTATAGTTTAGAGGGCAAATCACTATTTAACCctttttactatttcaaaatgtcacacaaaCAAATTTAACAGTATTAAGAATTGAATCTAAATTTTGCCATTTGAAAGGTAAAagaactaaatttctaaaaataaaagtatagggactaaaatctaaattttttaaaagcacAAGGACTTATGAAATATTTGAACTTTTTATTAAGCGTAAATTGCACTAGTAGTCACCCAacaattgataaattttttttttggtcatccaGTTATAAAAAAGTTACAAACTTGTCacctaactattcaattttatcttttttggtcaTTGATCGTTAAATGGCTAATAGAAAGATGACATGATAGCTTTTAAATTTAGCATAATAACATTTTTAACCCTGaacatttatatattgtgtcatttagtcatgattttaaaaaattaaccctttaCATTTATGCATTatgtaatttggtcttttttgcaattttttttgtgacttttttatttaaaaagctaaaaaaaactaaatttgatcgaaaatatacaaaaaatagaaACACTAAAATATCcaatataatatttttcattttttctcattcttttaaaattaaccccaATTTCATAAAAGAATCcttaaaaaaagactaaattacacaatgtgtaaacgttgagggttaaatttacacaatgtgtaaacgttgagggttaaatttttaaaaaatcaagactaaattaacacaatttataatattaatggTTAAAATTACTTCAATTATTGCTCAACATCATTGCTAATTTTTCATACTAGCTTCACCTTCGATGACACTCAAAACTATGGGTTCGCAAAATATTATTCTTATTGTCATCCTTCAAACACAATGGGTACAGATACTTCATTTCACTCGTTTTCATTATGTAAGTGCTCGTGTCGAATCAGTTTCAATTCAACtcgttttaaaaattatgaaccggcaaataaactttaaaaaactaAATCGGGAACATTAGGGATTAAAGTGGCAAAAATAAACTTTAAGAACTAACGTGGGAAAAGTGTATACTTTGAGGACTAAAGTGTGCATTAAAGCCTATTTACAAACTATCAATGTCCAAATCAAGGACCGAAATAAGAAAAAGGTATACTTCAAGGACTAAAGTGTGCATTAAAGCCTATTTACAAACTATTATTGCCCAAATCAACGTCAAACCGTTGACTAATTATCTAAGAGAAAAAAAATCCTGATCGTCCAAGatattactattttaccctccaCATTTCACTCTTCTCCCCCACCTCTCTCTCTCTCGcagaaattaaagaaagaaaaattttcacacacacacaaaagaaaaaaagaaaagaaaagaaaagaaatcacaTTATTCTCCCAAAACCATGGCAAGAGGTTCCTCTCACTCGCAAAACACCGCTTCCTCCACCACCACCCGTCCCGGCGTCATGGCTCCTCGAGGTTCCGCTGCAGCGACGGCCGGAATGCGTCGTCGCAGGGTTACCGGAGGCGCTGCTGCCACCTCCGCATTGACCACCGTCGGCTCCGGAACGAGCAACATGCTCCGGTTCTACACAGACTATGCTCCGGGCTTGAAGATCTCCCCTACCGTTGTTCTTGTCATGAGTTTTTGCTTCATTGCCTTCGTCGTTGCTCTCCACGCTTTTGGCAAGATCTATCGCGCCAAAGCTGGAGCCGGAGCTGGACCGTGAATCATGACCAGAACCCGGTCTCGTTTTTTTTTCGGATCTATGAGGTGTTCTTGAATCGGTAACTGAATAATAATCGATTTGGTTTTAACTTTTTGATACTGTAAATGATGGATGGGTGGCAAGCTTGAAATTAACCAATGGTGTTTGATCCagttagttttcaaaattttcgttAGTGTTCTTACCTTCTTTTATTTTCCCGAGAAAgtgaatttattttctttcattttgtacACATTTTTTTTATCAGATTGCAGAAATGGGATTTGCTTAACCCTTTTACTAGCTTTAATTTAGATTTAATCGAAAAAAAATGaagtaagaattttttttaagtaaaattaaattatatatttataatttttaaaagattaaattaatttttttattattttaaaagtaaaagtataattttataattattaatttaaaattttataaattataaaaatatgttttattttaagaGAGCCGAGTGTTTGTCAGCTCTCTTTAAATTGGTCCCGATTTTGGGTTAAGGTTTATTTTCTTGCAATATTTTGTACAAGTAACAATTTTCTGAATTTTgcatttaaattttaatgatttaaagatttttt contains:
- the LOC107949062 gene encoding pentatricopeptide repeat-containing protein At2g27800, mitochondrial, which codes for MSIKMIALRRNCLINLFHKYPFHHFPFYSVFSCNLGTFKNPQHSPFTFTQINPSSITSPTSISHKFYTYFYSTKAPPRSYRRRVNKRLKASQKPVLDQAKFQQVISQLPPRFTADELYNVITLEDDPLVCWELFNWAAQQPRFKHNVSTYHIIIKKLGVAKMYEEMDVVVNQVLALRSFGSEPLYNTMIYFFSEARKLTRAVNIFKHMRNNRKFDCRPSIRTYNILFTTMLSRGKDSYINHMYMEAIRCLFRQMVDDRIEPDVFMLNSMIKGYVLSLHVNDALRVFHQMGVVYKCLPNAFSYDYLIYGLCAQGRTNNARELCDEMKRNGFIPSAKSYNSLVNALAIAGEVEEAVHYLREMIEMRKSADLITYRTILDEICRRGRVEEAMGLLRELQSKDLVDGHTYRKLLYAMEDSYGD
- the LOC107949064 gene encoding protein transport protein Sec61 subunit beta gives rise to the protein MARGSSHSQNTASSTTTRPGVMAPRGSAAATAGMRRRRVTGGAAATSALTTVGSGTSNMLRFYTDYAPGLKISPTVVLVMSFCFIAFVVALHAFGKIYRAKAGAGAGP